A window of the Streptomyces sp. JB150 genome harbors these coding sequences:
- a CDS encoding MASE1 domain-containing protein: MVRTPDRRQAVVYCVQTLAVAACYYAAGRLGLLRQLVVGDAVFTPIWPPTGVAVAALFIFGLRCWPGIALGALLVVLSLTSSLRLAALGNIAGNTLAPVCAFLMLRKVGFRTALSRLRDGVALVFLGALAAMLISSTVGVGILVATGKLDWGGFWPVWLAWWVGDAMGVLLVTPALLLLSEARPAPDPGRWKEAVLLVVAACAIIPLATHSRLSLLYLIYPLLIWAALRFQLAGSVLCALVASVLATVAATDGSGPFAELTRTEVMIKLQVFNGSMALTALLLSAVITEQHNTRRSVELACQELVEVLEHLTAGEAPPDRPPPPPLPPPLLPPPAGGDGPPGQGEGRRGRPGSA; encoded by the coding sequence GTGGTGCGTACCCCGGACCGGCGCCAAGCGGTCGTCTACTGCGTGCAGACACTGGCCGTCGCCGCCTGCTACTACGCGGCGGGACGGCTCGGACTGCTGCGCCAGCTCGTCGTCGGGGACGCGGTCTTCACCCCCATCTGGCCGCCCACCGGCGTCGCGGTGGCCGCCCTGTTCATCTTCGGTCTGCGCTGCTGGCCGGGCATCGCGCTCGGAGCGCTGCTCGTCGTTCTGTCGCTGACCTCCTCACTGCGCCTGGCCGCGCTCGGCAACATCGCCGGGAACACCCTCGCCCCGGTCTGCGCCTTCCTCATGCTGCGCAAGGTGGGCTTCCGGACCGCCCTGAGCCGGTTACGGGACGGCGTCGCCCTGGTCTTCCTCGGGGCGCTGGCGGCCATGCTGATCAGCTCCACGGTGGGAGTCGGCATCCTGGTCGCCACCGGCAAACTGGACTGGGGCGGCTTCTGGCCGGTCTGGCTGGCGTGGTGGGTGGGCGACGCCATGGGGGTACTGCTCGTCACCCCGGCGCTGCTCCTGCTGAGCGAGGCGCGCCCGGCGCCCGATCCGGGGCGCTGGAAGGAGGCGGTGCTCCTCGTCGTCGCCGCGTGCGCGATCATCCCGCTGGCCACGCACAGCAGGCTGAGCCTGCTCTACCTCATCTACCCGCTGCTGATCTGGGCGGCCCTGCGGTTCCAGCTGGCGGGCAGTGTGCTGTGCGCGCTGGTCGCCTCCGTGCTGGCCACGGTCGCGGCCACCGACGGCAGCGGCCCGTTCGCGGAGCTGACCCGCACCGAGGTGATGATCAAACTTCAGGTGTTCAACGGGTCGATGGCCCTGACCGCCCTGCTGCTGTCGGCCGTGATCACCGAGCAGCACAACACCCGGCGCTCGGTGGAGCTGGCCTGCCAGGAGCTGGTCGAAGTCCTCGAGCACCTGACCGCGGGCGAGGCACCGCCCGACCGGCCTCCGCCCCCGCCCCTGCCTCCGCCCCTGCTTCCGCCCCCGGCGGGCGGTGACGGCCCGCCGGGGCAGGGTGAGGGCCGTCGGGGACGGCCCGGCAGCGCGTGA
- a CDS encoding PP2C family protein-serine/threonine phosphatase, which translates to MSRRHPTDDGDELLARLGALTAQARERAELQRSRVELAVALQQGMLPASLPLVPGFQLAVEYQPAHHGLSVGGDWYDAFTMPDGCIGLSIGDVQGHNIEAAAFMGQVRVGLRALASVTSHPGELLARTNDLLLALGTDLFATCTFVRLDPSTGVLESARAGHIPCLWATADGRSGLADDTGGPPLGVAPEMEYPVTVHRLSAGDVFVLVTDGVVEGPALNVDEGLDQVVRLAGVAAVAGMEATSLANAVIRGAERVGHADDAAVLVIGRDKSAPPP; encoded by the coding sequence ATGTCCCGCAGGCACCCGACCGACGACGGTGACGAGCTGCTCGCCAGGCTCGGAGCGCTGACCGCGCAGGCCCGGGAGCGGGCGGAGCTCCAGCGGTCGCGGGTCGAGCTGGCCGTCGCCCTCCAGCAGGGCATGCTCCCGGCCAGTCTGCCGCTGGTGCCCGGTTTCCAGCTGGCCGTCGAGTACCAGCCCGCCCACCACGGTCTCAGCGTGGGCGGGGACTGGTACGACGCGTTCACGATGCCCGACGGCTGTATCGGGCTGTCCATCGGTGACGTACAGGGTCACAACATCGAGGCGGCCGCCTTCATGGGGCAGGTACGGGTCGGTCTGCGCGCCCTCGCCTCCGTCACGAGCCACCCGGGGGAACTGCTCGCCCGGACGAACGACCTGCTGCTCGCCCTCGGCACCGATCTCTTCGCCACCTGCACGTTCGTCCGTCTCGACCCGTCCACCGGGGTGCTGGAGAGCGCGCGGGCCGGGCACATACCGTGCCTGTGGGCCACGGCCGACGGCCGGTCCGGGCTCGCCGACGACACGGGCGGGCCGCCCCTGGGGGTGGCTCCGGAGATGGAGTACCCGGTGACCGTGCACCGCCTCTCGGCGGGTGACGTGTTCGTCCTGGTCACCGACGGGGTGGTGGAGGGACCGGCGCTGAACGTGGACGAAGGGCTCGACCAGGTGGTGCGGCTGGCGGGCGTCGCCGCCGTCGCCGGGATGGAGGCGACCTCGCTGGCGAACGCGGTGATCAGGGGGGCGGAGCGGGTGGGGCACGCGGACGACGCCGCCGTGCTGGTGATCGGCCGGGACAAGTCCGCACCCCCGCCGTAG